Proteins encoded by one window of Arabidopsis thaliana chromosome 2, partial sequence:
- the ARD3 gene encoding acireductone dioxygenase 3, translating to MVSFFLHFEHKRRITMGEAAKDQTEEVIQAWYLDNKEEDQKLPHHKDPKEFVSLDKLAELGVLCWRLDADNYETDEELKRIRESRGYSYMDLCEVCPEKLPNYEEKVKMFFEEHLHIDEEIRYCLAGSGYFDVRDLNDIWIRVWVKKGGLIVFPAGIYHRFTVDSDNYMKAMRLFVGGPVWTAYNRPHDHLPARKAYMKKFLKVIGDRNIDASA from the exons atggtttctttctttcttcattttgaacacaaaagaagaataacCATGGGTGAAGCCGCTAAG GATCAAACTGAAGAAGTGATTCAAGCTTGGTACTTGGATAATAAGGAAGAGGATCAGAAACTTCCTCACCACAAGGATCCTAAGGAATTTGTATCTTTGGACAAACTTGCAG agCTTGGAGTACTTTGCTGGAGACTTGATGCTGATAACTATGAAACCGATGAGGAATTGAAAAGGATCCGCGAATCTCGTGGTTACTCCTACATG GACTTATGTGAGGTGTGTCCAGAGAAGCTTCCAAACtatgaagaaaaagtaaagatgTTTTTTGAAGAACATTTACATATTGATGAAGAGATCCGTTACTGCCTCGCAGGAAGTG gaTACTTTGATGTGAGGGATCTCAATGATATTTGGATTAGAGTATGGGTAAAGAAGGGAGGTTTGATAGTCTTCCCTGCTGGAATATATCATCGCTTCACCGTGGACTCGGACAACTATATGAAG GCAATGCGTCTTTTCGTGGGTGGACCAGTGTGGACTGCTTATAATCGCCCACATGACCATCTTCCTGCAAG GAAAGCGTATATGAAAAAATTCTTGAAGGTGATTGGGGACCGTAACATAGACGCTTCAGCGTAA
- the ARD3 gene encoding acireductone dioxygenase 3 (acireductone dioxygenase 3 (ARD3); FUNCTIONS IN: heteroglycan binding, acireductone dioxygenase [iron(II)-requiring] activity, metal ion binding; INVOLVED IN: oxidation reduction, L-methionine salvage from methylthioadenosine; LOCATED IN: cellular_component unknown; EXPRESSED IN: 22 plant structures; EXPRESSED DURING: 13 growth stages; CONTAINS InterPro DOMAIN/s: Acireductone dioxygenase, ARD (InterPro:IPR004313), Cupin, RmlC-type (InterPro:IPR011051), RmlC-like jelly roll fold (InterPro:IPR014710); BEST Arabidopsis thaliana protein match is: RmlC-like cupins superfamily protein (TAIR:AT4G14710.2); Has 1538 Blast hits to 1531 proteins in 517 species: Archae - 0; Bacteria - 695; Metazoa - 158; Fungi - 135; Plants - 466; Viruses - 0; Other Eukaryotes - 84 (source: NCBI BLink).) yields MGEAAKDQTEEVIQAWYLDNKEEDQKLPHHKDPKEFVSLDKLAELGVLCWRLDADNYETDEELKRIRESRGYSYMDLCEVCPEKLPNYEEKVKMFFEEHLHIDEEIRYCLAGSGYFDVRDLNDIWIRVWVKKGGLIVFPAGIYHRFTVDSDNYMKAMRLFVGGPVWTAYNRPHDHLPARKAYMKKFLKVIGDRNIDASA; encoded by the exons ATGGGTGAAGCCGCTAAG GATCAAACTGAAGAAGTGATTCAAGCTTGGTACTTGGATAATAAGGAAGAGGATCAGAAACTTCCTCACCACAAGGATCCTAAGGAATTTGTATCTTTGGACAAACTTGCAG agCTTGGAGTACTTTGCTGGAGACTTGATGCTGATAACTATGAAACCGATGAGGAATTGAAAAGGATCCGCGAATCTCGTGGTTACTCCTACATG GACTTATGTGAGGTGTGTCCAGAGAAGCTTCCAAACtatgaagaaaaagtaaagatgTTTTTTGAAGAACATTTACATATTGATGAAGAGATCCGTTACTGCCTCGCAGGAAGTG gaTACTTTGATGTGAGGGATCTCAATGATATTTGGATTAGAGTATGGGTAAAGAAGGGAGGTTTGATAGTCTTCCCTGCTGGAATATATCATCGCTTCACCGTGGACTCGGACAACTATATGAAG GCAATGCGTCTTTTCGTGGGTGGACCAGTGTGGACTGCTTATAATCGCCCACATGACCATCTTCCTGCAAG GAAAGCGTATATGAAAAAATTCTTGAAGGTGATTGGGGACCGTAACATAGACGCTTCAGCGTAA
- the ARD3 gene encoding acireductone dioxygenase 3: protein MVSFFLHFEHKRRITMGEAAKDQTEEVIQAWYLDNKEEDQKLPHHKDPKEFVSLDKLAELGVLCWRLDADNYETDEELKRIRESRGYSYMDLCEVCPEKLPNYEEKVKMFFEEHLHIDEEIRYCLAGSGYFDVRDLNDIWIRVWVKKGGLIVFPAGIYHRFTVDSDNYMKAMRLFVGGPVWTAYNRPHDHLPARYNDVLFSHIVTTKLTRSVVIYLSKEATKVFMYIQTAIL, encoded by the exons atggtttctttctttcttcattttgaacacaaaagaagaataacCATGGGTGAAGCCGCTAAG GATCAAACTGAAGAAGTGATTCAAGCTTGGTACTTGGATAATAAGGAAGAGGATCAGAAACTTCCTCACCACAAGGATCCTAAGGAATTTGTATCTTTGGACAAACTTGCAG agCTTGGAGTACTTTGCTGGAGACTTGATGCTGATAACTATGAAACCGATGAGGAATTGAAAAGGATCCGCGAATCTCGTGGTTACTCCTACATG GACTTATGTGAGGTGTGTCCAGAGAAGCTTCCAAACtatgaagaaaaagtaaagatgTTTTTTGAAGAACATTTACATATTGATGAAGAGATCCGTTACTGCCTCGCAGGAAGTG gaTACTTTGATGTGAGGGATCTCAATGATATTTGGATTAGAGTATGGGTAAAGAAGGGAGGTTTGATAGTCTTCCCTGCTGGAATATATCATCGCTTCACCGTGGACTCGGACAACTATATGAAG GCAATGCGTCTTTTCGTGGGTGGACCAGTGTGGACTGCTTATAATCGCCCACATGACCATCTTCCTGCAAGGTACAATGATGTCTTGTTCTCCCATATTGTCACGACAAAGCTTACTAGATCTGTAGTTATATATCTAAGCAAAGAGGCGACAAAAGTGTTTATGTATATTCAAACGGCTATTTTATAG
- the ARD3 gene encoding acireductone dioxygenase 3: MGEAAKDQTEEVIQAWYLDNKEEDQKLPHHKDPKEFVSLDKLAELGVLCWRLDADNYETDEELKRIRESRGYSYMDLCEVCPEKLPNYEEKVKMFFEEHLHIDEEIRYCLAGSGYFDVRDLNDIWIRVWVKKGGLIVFPAGIYHRFTVDSDNYMKAMRLFVGGPVWTAYNRPHDHLPARYNDVLFSHIVTTKLTRSVVIYLSKEATKVFMYIQTAIL; the protein is encoded by the exons ATGGGTGAAGCCGCTAAG GATCAAACTGAAGAAGTGATTCAAGCTTGGTACTTGGATAATAAGGAAGAGGATCAGAAACTTCCTCACCACAAGGATCCTAAGGAATTTGTATCTTTGGACAAACTTGCAG agCTTGGAGTACTTTGCTGGAGACTTGATGCTGATAACTATGAAACCGATGAGGAATTGAAAAGGATCCGCGAATCTCGTGGTTACTCCTACATG GACTTATGTGAGGTGTGTCCAGAGAAGCTTCCAAACtatgaagaaaaagtaaagatgTTTTTTGAAGAACATTTACATATTGATGAAGAGATCCGTTACTGCCTCGCAGGAAGTG gaTACTTTGATGTGAGGGATCTCAATGATATTTGGATTAGAGTATGGGTAAAGAAGGGAGGTTTGATAGTCTTCCCTGCTGGAATATATCATCGCTTCACCGTGGACTCGGACAACTATATGAAG GCAATGCGTCTTTTCGTGGGTGGACCAGTGTGGACTGCTTATAATCGCCCACATGACCATCTTCCTGCAAGGTACAATGATGTCTTGTTCTCCCATATTGTCACGACAAAGCTTACTAGATCTGTAGTTATATATCTAAGCAAAGAGGCGACAAAAGTGTTTATGTATATTCAAACGGCTATTTTATAG
- the Iqd4 gene encoding IQ-domain 4 (IQ-domain 4 (Iqd4); CONTAINS InterPro DOMAIN/s: IQ calmodulin-binding region (InterPro:IPR000048); BEST Arabidopsis thaliana protein match is: IQ-domain 2 (TAIR:AT5G03040.3); Has 2355 Blast hits to 2176 proteins in 294 species: Archae - 6; Bacteria - 370; Metazoa - 426; Fungi - 119; Plants - 1088; Viruses - 37; Other Eukaryotes - 309 (source: NCBI BLink).), whose amino-acid sequence MGKNWLTCVSVACLSPGKDKKNQKPEKPKRKWSFGKQKSRESFDFPLEETPPVDPSPSSVHRPYPPPPPLPDFAPQPLLPPPSPPPPPPAYTINTRIYGESKESKNRQALALASAVAAEAAVVAAHAAAEVIRLTTPSTPQIEESKEETAAIKIQNAYRCYTARRTLRALRGMARLKSLLQGKYVKRQMNAMLSSMQTLTRLQTQIQERRNRLSAENKTRHRLIQQKGHQKENHQNLVTAGNFDSSNKSKEQIVARSVNRKEASVRRERALAYAYSHQQTWRNSSKLPHQTLMDTNTTDWGWSWLERWMASRPWDAESIDDQVSVKSSLKRENSIKSSPARSKTQKSASQSSIQWPVNNDTKSRKIEVTNRRHSIGGGSSENAKDDESVGSSSSRRNSLDNTQTVKSKVSVETTSNVSNAQTVKPKANVGAKRNLDNTKTLKSKSSVGTTGNLANTEAVKSKVNVGTTSMPKKEVVADKKKPPQMVLPKKRLSSSTSLGKTKKLSDSDKATTGVANGEKKRRNGGSS is encoded by the exons atgggtaaGAACTGGTTAACATGTGTCTCCGTGGCTTGTTTATCTCCAGggaaagacaaaaagaatcaa AAACCCGAGAAACCGAAGAGGAAATGGTCGTTTGGGAAACAAAAGAGTAGAGAATCTTTTGATTTCCCTCTGGAGGAGACTCCACCGGTTGACCCTTCACCTTCTTCTGTTCATCGTCCATATCCACCGCCTCCCCCGTTGCCGGATTTTGCTCCTCAGCCGTTGTTACCACCACCgtctccacctcctcctcctccggcATATACCATCAATACAAGAATCTATGGTGAGtctaaagaatcaaagaataGACAAGCTTTAGCTCTTGCATCGGCTGTTGCAGCCGAAGCAGCTGTGGTAGCTGCACATGCTGCCGCGGAGGTTATACGTCTCACGACCCCATCAACACCTCAAATTGAGGAATCAAAGGAGGAAACTGCCGCAATCAAGATCCAAAATGCGTATAGATGTTACACg GCGAGACGCACTCTTCGTGCGCTGCGAGGAATGGCTAGACTCAAAAGTTTGCTGCAAGGAAAATACGTCAAAAGACAAATGAATGCGATGCTTAGCTCAATGCAAACTCTTACACGTTTACAAACACAGATTCAAGAGAGGAGGAATCGGTTATCTGCAGAGAACAAAACTCGTCACAGGCTGATCCAACAGAAGGGTCACCAGAAAGAAAACCATCAGAATTTG GTTACCGCGGGAAATTTTGATTCCAGCAATAAATCAAAGGAACAGATCGTGGCAAGGTCGGTGAATCGAAAAGAAGCTTCAGTAAGACGAGAAAGGGCATTGGCGTATGCTTACAGTCATCag CAAACATGGAGAAACTCTTCAAAACTTCCACATCAGACTTTGATGGACACAAACACAACAGATTGGGGTTGGAGTTGGCTTGAGAGGTGGATGGCTTCTCGTCCGTGGGATGCTGAATCCATTGACGATCAAGTTTCCGTTAAAAGTTCTCTTAAACGCGAAAACTCGATCAAGAGTTCTCCTGCCAGATCTAAAACACAAAAGTCAGCTAGCCAAAGTTCTATTCAATGGCCTGTAAACAATGATACAAAGAGTAGAAAGATCGAGGTTACTAATCGCAGGCACAGTATCGGTGGTGGATCATCTGAAAACGCTAAAGATGATGAAAGCGTTGGTAGCTCATCCTCGCGCAGAAATTCGTTGGATAATACACAAACTGTGAAATCCAAGGTTAGTGTGGAAACAACAAGCAACGTGAGTAATGCACAAACTGTGAAACCCAAGGCTAATGTGGGAGCAAAAAGAAACTTGGATAACACGAAAACTTTGAAATCCAAGTCTAGTGTGGGAACAACAGGAAACTTGGCCAACACGGAAGCTGTGAAATCTAAGGTTAATGTCGGAACAACAAGTATGCCAAAGAAGGAGGTTGTTGCTGATAAGAAGAAACCTCCACAGATGGTATTGCCAAAGAAGAGGCTttcatcttctacttctcttgggaaaacaaagaaattgtcGGATTCGGATAAAGCAACAACTGGTGTTGCaaatggagagaagaagagaagaaatggtGGTAGCAGTTAA
- the PIP5K3 gene encoding 1-phosphatidylinositol-4-phosphate 5-kinase 3 (1-phosphatidylinositol-4-phosphate 5-kinase 3 (PIP5K3); CONTAINS InterPro DOMAIN/s: Phosphatidylinositol-4-phosphate 5-kinase, core, subgroup (InterPro:IPR016034), Phosphatidylinositol-4-phosphate 5-kinase, plant (InterPro:IPR017163), MORN motif (InterPro:IPR003409), Phosphatidylinositol-4-phosphate 5-kinase, core (InterPro:IPR002498); BEST Arabidopsis thaliana protein match is: phosphatidylinositol-4-phosphate 5-kinase 1 (TAIR:AT1G21980.1); Has 28139 Blast hits to 7953 proteins in 632 species: Archae - 0; Bacteria - 4176; Metazoa - 4166; Fungi - 427; Plants - 2573; Viruses - 0; Other Eukaryotes - 16797 (source: NCBI BLink).): protein MQETVFLFTEENLNKEQSLGVKYKQSSRRVVPMTSCEVSDTAAEIRIVEKVLKNGDLYNGGLSAGVPHGTGKYLWSDGCMYEGEWTRGKASGKGRFSWPSGATYEGQFKDGRMDGEGTFIGIDGDTYRGHWLWGRKHGYGEKRYANGDGYQGNWKANLQDGNGRYVWSDGNEYVGEWKNGVISGKGKMTWANGNRYDGLWENGAPVGKGVLSWGEEKTSYNGWGRKSKKKDEEIVQNHKLSSVETLSANTNFPRICISELEDTGVCDHVEASPYTSESDTSGCGEQEWARSPLLLESGGAMSVQQSPRWLDEGDVKKPGHTVTAGHKNYDLMLNLQLGIRYSVGKHASLLRELRHSDFDPKDKQWTRFPPEGSKSTPPHLSAEFKWKDYCPIVFRHLRDLFAIDQADYMLAICGNESLREFASPGKSGSAFYLTQDERYMIKTMKKSEIKVLLKMLPNYYEHVSKYKNSLVTKFFGVHCVKPVGGQKTRFIVMGNLFCSEYRIHKRFDLKGSSHGRTIDKDEGEIDETTTLKDLDLKYVFRLETSWFQAFINQIDLDCEFLEAERIMDYSLLIGLHFRESGMRDDISLGIGRRDQEDKLMRGNGPLMRLGESTPAKAEQVSRFEEETWEEDAIDNSNPKGTRKEAVEVILYFGVIDILQDYDITKKLEHAYKSLHADPASISAVDPKLYSRRFRDFINKIFIEDK, encoded by the exons atgcaAGAGACAGTGTTCCTCTTCACGGAAGAGAATCTGAATAAAGAGCAATCGTTGGGGGTCAAGTACAAACAAAGCTCCCGGCGGGTGGTTCCCATGACAAGTTGCGAGGTGAGTGATACGGCTGCCGAGATTAGAATAGTAGAGAAGGTGCTAAAGAACGGCGACCTTTATAACGGAGGCTTATCAGCGGGTGTTCCGCATGGGACAGGGAAGTATTTGTGGTCGGATGGTTGTATGTACGAGGGTGAGTGGACACGTGGCAAAGCGAGCGGTAAAGGACGTTTTTCTTGGCCGTCCGGAGCGACCTATGAGGGTCAGTTCAAGGACGGTCGAATGGATGGCGAAGGAACGTTCATTGGAATAGATGGCGACACTTATAGAGGGCATTGGCTGTGGGGAAGAAAGCATGGCTATGGAGAGAAGCGGTATGCAAACGGCGATGGTTACCAAGGAAACTGGAAGGCCAATCTGCAAGATGGTAATGGACGTTATGTGTGGAGCGATGGGAATGAGTATGTGGGAGAGTGGAAGAATGGTGTTATTTCGGGGAAAGGGAAAATGACGTGGGCTAATGGAAACCGTTATGATGGGTTATGGGAAAATGGAGCCCCGGTTGGGAAAGGGGTGTTGAGTTGGGGTGAAGAGAAGACTAGTTATAATGGGTGGGGGaggaagagcaagaagaaagatgaagagattGTGCAGAACCATAAGCTCTCTTCCGTTGAAACTTTGTCAGCGAATACCAATTTCCCGAGGATTTGTATATCGGAATTGGAGGATACTGGCGTGTGTGATCATGTAGAGGCGAGTCCATACACGAGCGAGTCGGATACGAGTGGATGTGGAGAGCAAGAGTGGGCAAGAAGCCCTTTGCTTTTGGAGAGTGGTGGTGCCATGAGTGTTCAACAAAGTCCTAGGTGGTTGGATGAAGGAGATGTTAAGAAACCGGGGCATACGGTTACGGCTGGACATAAGAACTATGATTTAATGTTAAATCTACAACTTGGGATTAGGTACTCTGTTGGGAAACATGCTTCCCTTTTGAGGGAACTTAGGCATAGTGATTTTGATCCCAAGGATAAGCAATGGACTAGGTTTCCCCCAGAAGGCTCTAAGTCTACACCTCCTCATCTATCTGCCGAGTTCAAATGGAAGGACTATTGCCCTATTGTGTTTAG GCATCTAAGAGATTTATTCGCGATAGACCAAGCGGACTACATGCTCGCTATTTGCGGAAATGAATCTCTTCGGGAATTTGCATCTCCTGGAAAGAGTGGAAGCGCTTTTTACTTGACTCAAGATGAACGCTACATGATCAAAACCATGAAAAAATCCGAAATTAAG GTATTGCTTAAGATGCTCCCAAATTATTACGAGCATGTTTCCAAGTACAAGAACTCTTTAGTCACCAAGTTCTTTGGGGTGCATTGCGTCAAACCAGTAGGAGGCCAAAAG acTCGGTTCATAGTGATGGGAAATCTGTTTTGTTCGGAGTATCGTATACACAAACGGTTTGACTTGAAAGGTTCATCACATGGCCGTACTATCGACAAAGATGAAGGTGAAATCGACGAGACCACAACACTCAAAGACTTGGATCTCAAGTATGTGTTTCGACTCGAGACCTCATGGTTCCAAGccttcattaaccaaatcgaCCTCGATTGTGAGTTTCTTGAAGCTGAGAGGATTATGGATTATAGTCTTTTGATTGGTCTCCATTTCCGTGAATCTGGCATGCGTGACGACATTTCCTTGGGCATCG GTCGACGAGATCAGGAGGACAAATTGATGAGAGG TAATGGACCCTTAATGAGACTAGGGGAAAGTACACCGGCAAAAGCAGAGCAGGTGAGCAGATTTGAGGAAGAGACGTGGGAAGAAGATGCAATTGACAACTCAAATCCTAAGGGTACAAGGAAAGAAGCCGTTGAGGTGATCCTTTATTTCGGTGTTATTGACATTCTTCAAGACTATGATATCACCAAAAAACTAGAGCACGCCTACAAGTCACTCCACGCAGATCCCGCGTCCATTTCAGCTGTTGATCCTAAGCTTTATTCCCGAAGATTTAGAGactttataaacaaaatattcattgaAGACAAATGA
- the PIP5K3 gene encoding 1-phosphatidylinositol-4-phosphate 5-kinase 3 yields the protein MQETVFLFTEENLNKEQSLGVKYKQSSRRVVPMTSCEVSDTAAEIRIVEKVLKNGDLYNGGLSAGVPHGTGKYLWSDGCMYEGEWTRGKASGKGRFSWPSGATYEGQFKDGRMDGEGTFIGIDGDTYRGHWLWGRKHGYGEKRYANGDGYQGNWKANLQDGNGRYVWSDGNEYVGEWKNGVISGKGKMTWANGNRYDGLWENGAPVGKGVLSWGEEKTSYNGWGRKSKKKDEEIVQNHKLSSVETLSANTNFPRICISELEDTGVCDHVEASPYTSESDTSGCGEQEWARSPLLLESGGAMSVQQSPRWLDEGDVKKPGHTVTAGHKNYDLMLNLQLGIRYSVGKHASLLRELRHSDFDPKDKQWTRFPPEGSKSTPPHLSAEFKWKDYCPIVFRHLRDLFAIDQADYMLAICGNESLREFASPGKSGSAFYLTQDERYMIKTMKKSEIKVLLKMLPNYYEHVSKYKNSLVTKFFGVHCVKPVGGQKTRFIVMGNLFCSEYRIHKRFDLKGSSHGRTIDKDEGEIDETTTLKDLDLKYVFRLETSWFQAFINQIDLDCEFLEAERIMDYSLLIGLHFRESGMRDDISLGIGRRDQEDKLMRGYNSLPNMDSVTQTCNGPLMRLGESTPAKAEQVSRFEEETWEEDAIDNSNPKGTRKEAVEVILYFGVIDILQDYDITKKLEHAYKSLHADPASISAVDPKLYSRRFRDFINKIFIEDK from the exons atgcaAGAGACAGTGTTCCTCTTCACGGAAGAGAATCTGAATAAAGAGCAATCGTTGGGGGTCAAGTACAAACAAAGCTCCCGGCGGGTGGTTCCCATGACAAGTTGCGAGGTGAGTGATACGGCTGCCGAGATTAGAATAGTAGAGAAGGTGCTAAAGAACGGCGACCTTTATAACGGAGGCTTATCAGCGGGTGTTCCGCATGGGACAGGGAAGTATTTGTGGTCGGATGGTTGTATGTACGAGGGTGAGTGGACACGTGGCAAAGCGAGCGGTAAAGGACGTTTTTCTTGGCCGTCCGGAGCGACCTATGAGGGTCAGTTCAAGGACGGTCGAATGGATGGCGAAGGAACGTTCATTGGAATAGATGGCGACACTTATAGAGGGCATTGGCTGTGGGGAAGAAAGCATGGCTATGGAGAGAAGCGGTATGCAAACGGCGATGGTTACCAAGGAAACTGGAAGGCCAATCTGCAAGATGGTAATGGACGTTATGTGTGGAGCGATGGGAATGAGTATGTGGGAGAGTGGAAGAATGGTGTTATTTCGGGGAAAGGGAAAATGACGTGGGCTAATGGAAACCGTTATGATGGGTTATGGGAAAATGGAGCCCCGGTTGGGAAAGGGGTGTTGAGTTGGGGTGAAGAGAAGACTAGTTATAATGGGTGGGGGaggaagagcaagaagaaagatgaagagattGTGCAGAACCATAAGCTCTCTTCCGTTGAAACTTTGTCAGCGAATACCAATTTCCCGAGGATTTGTATATCGGAATTGGAGGATACTGGCGTGTGTGATCATGTAGAGGCGAGTCCATACACGAGCGAGTCGGATACGAGTGGATGTGGAGAGCAAGAGTGGGCAAGAAGCCCTTTGCTTTTGGAGAGTGGTGGTGCCATGAGTGTTCAACAAAGTCCTAGGTGGTTGGATGAAGGAGATGTTAAGAAACCGGGGCATACGGTTACGGCTGGACATAAGAACTATGATTTAATGTTAAATCTACAACTTGGGATTAGGTACTCTGTTGGGAAACATGCTTCCCTTTTGAGGGAACTTAGGCATAGTGATTTTGATCCCAAGGATAAGCAATGGACTAGGTTTCCCCCAGAAGGCTCTAAGTCTACACCTCCTCATCTATCTGCCGAGTTCAAATGGAAGGACTATTGCCCTATTGTGTTTAG GCATCTAAGAGATTTATTCGCGATAGACCAAGCGGACTACATGCTCGCTATTTGCGGAAATGAATCTCTTCGGGAATTTGCATCTCCTGGAAAGAGTGGAAGCGCTTTTTACTTGACTCAAGATGAACGCTACATGATCAAAACCATGAAAAAATCCGAAATTAAG GTATTGCTTAAGATGCTCCCAAATTATTACGAGCATGTTTCCAAGTACAAGAACTCTTTAGTCACCAAGTTCTTTGGGGTGCATTGCGTCAAACCAGTAGGAGGCCAAAAG acTCGGTTCATAGTGATGGGAAATCTGTTTTGTTCGGAGTATCGTATACACAAACGGTTTGACTTGAAAGGTTCATCACATGGCCGTACTATCGACAAAGATGAAGGTGAAATCGACGAGACCACAACACTCAAAGACTTGGATCTCAAGTATGTGTTTCGACTCGAGACCTCATGGTTCCAAGccttcattaaccaaatcgaCCTCGATTGTGAGTTTCTTGAAGCTGAGAGGATTATGGATTATAGTCTTTTGATTGGTCTCCATTTCCGTGAATCTGGCATGCGTGACGACATTTCCTTGGGCATCG GTCGACGAGATCAGGAGGACAAATTGATGAGAGGGTATAATTCGCTTCCAAATATGGACTCTGTCACCCAAACTTG TAATGGACCCTTAATGAGACTAGGGGAAAGTACACCGGCAAAAGCAGAGCAGGTGAGCAGATTTGAGGAAGAGACGTGGGAAGAAGATGCAATTGACAACTCAAATCCTAAGGGTACAAGGAAAGAAGCCGTTGAGGTGATCCTTTATTTCGGTGTTATTGACATTCTTCAAGACTATGATATCACCAAAAAACTAGAGCACGCCTACAAGTCACTCCACGCAGATCCCGCGTCCATTTCAGCTGTTGATCCTAAGCTTTATTCCCGAAGATTTAGAGactttataaacaaaatattcattgaAGACAAATGA